A region of Carassius gibelio isolate Cgi1373 ecotype wild population from Czech Republic chromosome B11, carGib1.2-hapl.c, whole genome shotgun sequence DNA encodes the following proteins:
- the psma5 gene encoding proteasome subunit alpha type-5: MFLTRSEYDRGVNTFSPEGRLFQVEYAIEAIKLGSTAIGIQTSEGVCLAVEKRITSPLMEPSSIEKIVEIDTHIGCAMSGLIADAKTLIDKARVETQNHWFTYNETMTVESVTQAVSNLALQFGEEDADPGAMSRPFGVALLFGGLDEKGPQLYHMDPSGTFVQCDARAIGSASEGAQSSLQEVYHKSMTLKDAIKSSLTILKQVMEEKLNATNIELATIEPGKTFHMYTKEELEDVIKDI, from the exons ATGTTCCTGACAAGATCCGAGTATGACAG AGGAGTGAACACTTTCTCCCCAGAGGGAAGGCTTTTTCAAGTAGAATATGCCATTGAAGCGATCAAG TTGGGGTCCACAGCCATTGGCATCCAGACATCGGAGGGAGTGTGTCTCGCTGTGGAGAAGCGAATAACCTCTCCTCTGATGGAGCCCAGCAGCATTGAAAAGATTGTAGAAATTGACACTCATATTG GCTGTGCTATGAGTGGCTTAATAGCTGATGCAAAGACTCTTATTGACAAAGCAAGAGTGGAAACACAG AACCATTGGTTTACCTACAATGAGACGATGACAGTGGAGAGCGTAACACAGGCTGTGTCTAACCTCGCTCTGCAGTTTGGAGAGGAGGACGCTGACCCTGGCGCTATG AGCCGTCCTTTTGGCGTCGCTCTGCTCTTCGGAGGTCTTGATGAAAAAGGACCTCAGCT ATACCACATGGATCCTTCAGGCACTTTTGTGCAGTGTGATGCCAGGGCCATCGGCTCAGCATCTGAAGGAGCTCAGAGCTCTCTGCAGGAGGTTTACCACAAG TCCATGACGTTAAAGGATGCCATTAAATCTTCTCTCACTATCCTGAAACAAGTGATGGAGGAGAAACTCAATGCCACTAACATTGAG CTGGCCACAATAGAGCCCGGCAAGACCTTTCACATGTACACAAAAGAAGAGCTTGAGGATGTCATCAAGGATATCTAG
- the sort1a gene encoding sortilin, producing MSTVFCCVLGVLFSVALCTDFEERPSSSRRSEQTMFLKSHKSRSLLSLEDLQEPDHFKMKRSEESAQNQCQSLHGYDSTLKNNTHTHNFNDLSGTVSLAWVGDDTGVLLVLTTFQVPLFIMRFGQSRLYRSEDYGKTFQDITDLINNTFIQTEFGIAIGPENSGKVILTGDLTEGRVTKIFRSVDFGKSFVTSELPFHPLMQIRYNPRDSNILVVYSINYDLWLSEDFGASWRKIHERVCLMKWGIDDAIFLTTNPNGSCSDRGTLELRKSLDYGKTFKTIGSRIYSFGLGGRFVFASIMTDSGSTRMIHVSVDQGETWDMAQLPTVGHEQFYSILAASNDMIFMHVDEPGDSGIGTIYVSDDRGIVFSKSLERHLYTTTGGDTDFTNITSLRGVYMTSVLAVDGSVQTVITFNQGGEWQTLQKPWNGECDSTTVHPDKCSLYIHASYSISIKLNVPMQPLSEPNAVGLILAHGSVGGAVSVLSPDVYVSDDGGYTWFQALKGPHHYAILDSGGLLVAVEHNPSHPISQIKFSTDEGQCWHVHNFTDDPMYFTGLASEPGARSMNISLWGYRETFLNQNWVSVTVDFRQLLSRDCQENDYIQWLAHSSDINDPTDGCILGYKERFLRLRKDSVCWNGRDYIVTKEPTICPCTLTDFQCDFGFYHAENSSVCVEQPDLIGHSLEFCLHGRKEQLQTSGYRKIPGDHCEGGITPERKEIDLSKKCVSNLPRTELLTEEHSFNSAPIIAVVIAVLLISAVAGVIFIKKYVCGGRFLVHRYSVLKQHAEANGIYGVEDLDTLEGDKTHYHHDSDEDLLE from the exons ATGAGCACCGTATTCTGCTGTGTTTTGGGTGTATTATTCTCAGTGGCTCTTTGCACTGACTTTGAAGAGAGACCCAGCAGCTCCAGGAGGAGTGAGCAAACCATGTTTCTAAAGAGTCACAAATCACGAAGTCTGCTCAGTTTGGAGGATTTACAGGAGCCAGACCATTTCAAGATGAAAAGGAGTGAAGAATCCGCGCAAAATCAATGTCAATCACTGCACGGCTATGATTCTACTTTAAAAAACAATACTCATACG CATAACTTCAATGACCTGAGTGGCACGGTGTCTCTGGCCTGGGTTGGAGACGACACAGGG GTTCTGCTGGTGCTGACCACCTTCCAGGTTCCTCTCTTTATCATGCGGTTTGGTCAATCCAGACTGTACAGAAG TGAAGACTATGGAAAGACATTCCAGGACATCACCGACCTCATTAACAACACCTTCATACAGACAGAGTTTGGCATCGCAATTGGTCCCGAAAATTCAGGGAAG GTGATCCTCACAGGTGATCTAACTGAGGGGAGAGTTACCAAAATCTTCCGTTCGGTTGATTTCGGCAAGAGCTTTGTGACCTCTGAGCTTCCCTTCCATCCGTTAATGCAGATCAGATACAACCCCAGAGACAGCAATATACTCGTGGTCTACAGCATCAAT TATGACTTGTGGCTGTCTGAAGACTTCGGAGCCAGTTGGAGGAAGATCCATGAGAGGGTGTGTCTTATGAAATG GGGAATTGATGACGCTATTTTCTTAACCACAAACCCCAATGGATCCTGCA gtgacCGGGGAACGCTTGAGCTGAGGAAATCTTTAGACTATGGCAAAACATTCAAAACTATAGGAAGCAGGATTTATTCCTTTGGCCTTGGTGGACGCTTTGTTTTTGCCTCAATCATGACTGACTCG GGTTCCACACGCATGATTCACGTCTCAGTAGATCAGGGGGAAACCTGGGATATGGCTCAACTCCCCACCGTTGGACACGAGCAGTTTTACTCCATTCTAGCCGCAAGCAACGACATGATCTTCATGCACGTAGACGAACCTGGAG ACTCCGGAATTGGTACCATATATGTGTCAGATGACCGAGGTATAGTGTTTTCCAAGTCTCTGGAACGTCATTTGTACACCACTACAGGCGGAGACACAGACTTCACCAACATCACCTCTTTGAGGGGCGTATATATGACCAGTGTGCTCGCCGTGG ATGGCTCTGTGCAGACAGTGATCACATTTAATCAAGGTGGAGAGTGGCAAACACTGCAGAAACCCTGGAACGGAGAGTGTGACTCCACTACTGTGCACCCGGACAAA TGTAGTCTGTATATCCATGCCTCCTACAGCATCTCTATAAAACTGAACGTGCCCATGCAGCCCCTCTCCGAGCCCAATGCCGTGGGACTCATCCTGGCACATG GGAGTGTGGGAggtgcagtttctgtgctttcTCCAGACGTCTATGTGTCTGATGACGGGGGTTACACATGGTTTCAGGCACTGAAAGGCCCCCATCACTACGCCATCCTGGATTCAGGAGGCTTGCTTGTAGCGGTGGAGCACAACCCCTCACACCCCATTTCACAGATCAA ATTTTCCACTGATGAAGGTCAGTGTTGGCATGTGCATAACTTCACCGATGATCCAATGTACTTCACTGGGCTGGCATCCGAACCTGGTGCCCGTTCCATGAATATCAGCCTTTGGGGCTACAGGGAAACTTTCCTGAATCAGAACTGGGTTTCTGTCACTGTTGACTTCAGGCAGTTGCTCTCTAGAGACT GTCAGGAGAATGACTACATCCAGTGGCTTGCTCACTCAAGCGATATTAACGACCCCACTGATGGGTGCATCCTGGGATACAAGGAAAGGTTCTTACGGTTACGAAAAGACTCAGTCTGCTGGAACGGGCGGGATTACATTGTCACCAAGGAGCCCACGATTTGTCCCTGCACCCTTACTGACTTTCAGTG TGACTTTGGATTCTATCATGCGGAaaacagctctgtgtgtgtggagCAGCCTGACCTTATTGGCCATTCACTGGAGTTCTGCCTCCATGGACGCAAAGAGCAGCTTCAGACCAGCGG TTACCGGAAAATTCCCGGGGATCACTGTGAAGGAGGAATAACTCCAGAACGAAAAGAGATTGATCTGAGTAAGAAATGCGTTAGTAATTTGCCGAGGACAGAGCTACTG ACAGAAGAACATTCATTCAATTCGGCTCCTATAATCGCTGTGGTCATCGCTGTTCTGTTGATCAGTGCCGTTGCTGGTGttattttcatcaaaaaatatgtCTGTGGAGGAAG GTTCCTGGTGCACAGGTACTCCGTATTAAAGCAGCACGCAGAAGCTAACGGTATCTATGGTGTGGAGGACCTGGACACACTGGAGGGTGACAAGACACACTACCATCATGATTCAGATGAG GACCTCCTAGAGTGA